A genomic segment from Ptychodera flava strain L36383 chromosome 19, AS_Pfla_20210202, whole genome shotgun sequence encodes:
- the LOC139118491 gene encoding uncharacterized protein, with translation MADDKTVTFTAINKGRKITFVTPASKLEMVMKNTNLLQTIIDGLPDGPVTEPIDLHVESVSETERSQQSASGTSPSPQQPSHQYSTTQQQQQSTAQQSTELEKSVDVRSVEHEQQTAQHKSTPSKPQPSTAENTNVMSPSEERLDWSEDQIRCLIDLVKKNSTDLDCAKKETSMGKNIK, from the exons ATGGCAGACGACAAAACAGTAACGTTTACGGCGATCAACAAAGGCCGAAAAATTACTTTTGTAACACCTGCTTCGAAGCTGGAAATGGTTATGAAAA ATACAAATTTGTTACAAACCATAATAGACGGATTGCCTGATGGGCCGGTAACAGAGCCAATCGATCTGCATGTAGAGAGTGTATCAGAGACTGAAAGGTCACAGCAGTCTGCATCAGGAACCTCACCATCACCTCAGCAGCCATCACATCAGTACAGTACAACACAACAGCAGCAACAAAGTACAGCCCAGCAGAGCACTGAATTGGAGAAGAGTGTCGATGTCAGGAGTGTAGAACATGAGCAGCAAACAGCACAACATAAAAGTACGCCAAGCAAACCACAGCCAAGTACAGCAGAAAACACCAATGTAATGAGTCCCTCTGAGGAAAGACTTGATTGGTCAGAAGACCAAATACGTTGTCTCATTGATCTTGTAAAGAAAAATAGTACAGATCTTGATTGTGCCAAAAAAGAAACCAGTATGggtaaaaatatcaaatga